A single genomic interval of Salinarchaeum sp. IM2453 harbors:
- a CDS encoding aminotransferase class V-fold PLP-dependent enzyme — protein sequence MGVQDAAPLDVDSIREDFPIINRRVDGDKQVIYLDNAATSYTPDPVVDAIGEYYRSYNANVHRGIHHLSQEASIAYEEAHDRVAEFIGADGRKEIIFTKNTTEAENLIAYSWGLENLGPEDTVVLTEMEHHASLVTWQQIAKRTGANVRYIRITDTGELDMEHAKDLIGPETAIVSATHVSNTLGSVNPVSELATLAHEHDAYAFIDGAQAVPNRPVDVQEIGTDFYAFSGHKMLGPTGIGVLYGKQELLESLQPYLYGGGMIEKVTFEDSRWGELPWKFEAGTPPIAQGVGLTAAIDYLEDIGMENVRKHEEYLARYAYEQLSTVDGVEIYGPPAEDDRRAGLVSFNHEAVHAHDLAAIMNDYAVAIRAGDHCTQPLHDKLGAPASARASFYIYNTTAEVDQLLSAIDSAEELFA from the coding sequence ATGGGAGTTCAAGACGCTGCGCCGCTTGATGTCGACAGTATTCGAGAAGACTTTCCGATCATCAACCGGCGAGTTGACGGCGATAAACAGGTCATTTATCTCGATAACGCTGCGACAAGTTACACCCCTGATCCGGTAGTTGACGCGATCGGTGAATATTATCGATCATACAATGCAAACGTCCACCGAGGTATTCATCATCTCAGTCAAGAGGCTTCAATTGCGTATGAAGAAGCACATGATCGTGTAGCTGAATTTATCGGGGCAGACGGTCGCAAAGAGATCATATTCACAAAGAACACCACTGAAGCCGAAAATCTCATTGCGTATTCGTGGGGACTTGAGAATCTCGGTCCAGAAGATACTGTTGTACTGACTGAGATGGAACACCATGCGTCGCTGGTCACTTGGCAACAGATCGCTAAACGAACTGGAGCGAATGTTCGGTATATTCGGATCACCGACACCGGCGAACTGGATATGGAACATGCAAAAGATCTGATTGGTCCAGAGACAGCAATAGTATCAGCGACTCATGTTTCCAACACTCTTGGCTCAGTCAATCCTGTTTCTGAACTCGCTACTTTAGCGCATGAGCATGATGCCTATGCGTTCATCGATGGAGCACAGGCGGTCCCGAACCGTCCAGTCGATGTCCAAGAAATTGGAACTGATTTCTATGCCTTTTCTGGACACAAAATGCTTGGACCAACTGGTATCGGCGTACTGTATGGAAAACAGGAACTACTGGAATCTCTCCAGCCATACCTTTACGGAGGAGGTATGATTGAGAAGGTTACATTTGAGGACAGTCGTTGGGGAGAATTACCGTGGAAATTTGAAGCCGGAACTCCTCCAATTGCTCAGGGTGTCGGGCTTACTGCGGCCATAGACTATCTTGAAGATATCGGAATGGAGAATGTTAGAAAACACGAAGAGTATCTCGCTAGATATGCATACGAGCAGCTTAGTACCGTTGACGGCGTTGAAATATATGGCCCACCAGCAGAAGATGATCGCCGAGCTGGATTAGTTTCGTTTAATCACGAAGCTGTCCACGCTCATGACTTAGCTGCAATTATGAATGACTACGCTGTTGCAATTCGCGCCGGTGACCACTGCACACAACCTCTACACGATAAACTTGGAGCTCCAGCGTCTGCCCGAGCTTCATTCTATATTTACAATACAACAGCCGAAGTAGATCAACTCCTCTCTGCTATTGACAGCGCAGAAGAACTCTTTGCGTAG
- a CDS encoding GTPBP1 family GTP-binding protein, which produces MSPNRAVLEDAIDRGEEEGGNVEFKERLTRDTHLQDGRRASLAAQLRHRVLSGDGQATYVLGVTDDGGIAGVSPETFSETMDVLSLLADEADVYIDDVQTWGVEDGIVGVAQLKEGSVFDGDDKHIVVGTAGHVDHGKSTLVGSLVTGQPDDGEGGTRSYLDVRPHEVERGLSADLSYGVYGFDDDGPIRMNDPTRKSDRAQVVEAADRLVSFVDTVGHEPWLRTTIRGLVGQKLDYGLLTVAADDGPTRTTREHLGVLLATELPTIVAITKTDLVDESRLAEVERSIERLLRDADRTPLLIRRHGIQAAINEIDSSVVPIVRTSAVTMDGIDTLDSLFRQLPKTTDETGEFRMYIDRTYSVTGVGAVASGTIKRGEVEAGDKLLVGPFSDGSFKEVEVRSIEMHYHRVDRAKAGRIVGIALKGIREEEIERGMVLLPRDADPQPVREFEADVMVLNHPTKIDSGYEPVVHLETISEASAIYPDDGHLLPGDTGTATLRFKFRPYVVEEGQRFVFREGQSKGVGTVTSLHSS; this is translated from the coding sequence ATGAGCCCGAATAGGGCCGTACTCGAAGATGCAATTGATCGTGGGGAAGAAGAAGGTGGCAATGTCGAGTTTAAAGAGCGACTAACGCGGGATACCCACCTCCAAGATGGGCGACGCGCCAGTCTTGCTGCACAGCTACGCCACCGTGTCCTTTCTGGTGATGGACAGGCGACATATGTTCTCGGTGTAACTGATGATGGAGGAATTGCAGGCGTGTCCCCGGAGACGTTCTCAGAAACAATGGATGTTCTCTCTCTTTTGGCAGACGAAGCTGATGTTTATATTGACGATGTTCAAACATGGGGTGTAGAAGACGGCATTGTAGGTGTAGCTCAGCTAAAAGAGGGATCTGTGTTTGACGGCGATGACAAACATATCGTCGTTGGCACCGCTGGCCATGTTGATCATGGTAAATCGACATTAGTTGGCTCACTTGTTACAGGCCAACCGGACGATGGAGAAGGTGGAACTCGCTCGTACCTTGATGTTCGGCCGCACGAAGTTGAACGGGGGCTATCTGCAGATTTATCCTACGGCGTATATGGATTTGATGACGATGGTCCAATTCGTATGAACGATCCAACTCGAAAAAGCGATCGGGCACAGGTCGTTGAGGCTGCAGACCGACTTGTGTCGTTTGTTGATACAGTCGGACATGAACCATGGCTTCGAACGACAATCCGAGGTCTTGTCGGTCAAAAGCTTGATTACGGCCTCCTAACGGTTGCTGCCGATGATGGGCCAACTCGAACAACGCGTGAACACCTTGGCGTACTGCTTGCTACTGAACTACCAACCATCGTTGCTATCACGAAAACTGACCTTGTCGATGAATCTCGGTTAGCAGAGGTAGAACGCTCTATCGAACGGCTACTTCGAGACGCGGATCGCACTCCGCTGTTAATTAGGCGACATGGCATCCAAGCAGCTATCAATGAAATTGACTCGTCTGTTGTCCCAATTGTCCGAACAAGTGCAGTTACAATGGATGGAATTGATACCCTCGATTCACTCTTCCGCCAACTCCCAAAAACTACCGATGAAACAGGCGAGTTTCGGATGTATATTGATCGTACATATTCTGTCACCGGCGTTGGCGCAGTTGCCTCAGGAACTATCAAACGGGGTGAAGTTGAGGCAGGCGATAAATTACTTGTCGGTCCCTTTTCGGACGGATCGTTTAAAGAGGTCGAAGTTCGATCAATCGAGATGCACTACCACCGCGTTGATCGCGCTAAAGCAGGTCGGATTGTAGGGATTGCTCTCAAAGGAATTAGAGAGGAAGAAATCGAACGTGGCATGGTTCTTCTTCCTCGCGATGCTGATCCGCAACCTGTTCGTGAATTCGAAGCTGATGTTATGGTACTAAACCATCCGACTAAGATTGACTCTGGATACGAACCCGTCGTACATCTTGAAACGATTAGTGAAGCTAGTGCGATTTATCCCGATGATGGACATCTTCTCCCGGGAGATACTGGTACTGCAACTCTCCGATTTAAATTTAGACCATATGTGGTTGAGGAGGGCCAAAGATTTGTGTTCAGGGAAGGGCAGTCAAAAGGTGTTGGGACAGTTACATCCCTCCACTCTAGCTAG
- a CDS encoding DUF460 domain-containing protein, whose translation MSSRTRALDSVVFGVDVQSGDIRGDAPSFALVVLSEESIERSVVTYRKLRRKINAEAPAIVATDNIYELATDSDDLVRFLREIPDQTRLVQVTGDEQPEPLSRVASRHDVPYEKEPMREAEAAARLAAKNVGYVVSAFKDTTQVKVSRGRSTGSGGWSEDRYTRRIHGAVKRKSKEVKKKLDGAGLDYEQSVTEKYGGYSQAKFKVKAAPEEIPVSQERSGDTRIEIEQERRDGIEFKPIAQRRDYVLVGIDPGTTTAVGIIDLDGEILDVYSTRTADTAAIIEWIVERGRPILVAADVTPMPETVEQYRRSFDAAGWNPEKDLPVDTKKHRVPDHAYENDHERDAVAAALFAYDNHENQFDRIARKVPPEYDRGEITGRVLSEETSVEAVLADLEEEEKEQSESTTHDPRELSEEEKRIRDLEQQVDRLKSYIDELEDTIEEKDDKIDQLESKLSESKRKERQKARSRREVTRIRRRADALERDLEHERERNEELEEKLERLKALWRLDHSNFSDVAEEKKGLVPVKPIDKFTKSAIRDADREYGLAKDDIIYLRDASGAGRSTAEMLVDIEPRVVLRDGGELSDIADQILFEREIPVGPADDVTIQEVDQLAVARESEVESVIEKWKERAKEREREQKAEMVDQLISEYRADERE comes from the coding sequence GTGAGTTCGCGAACACGGGCACTTGATTCAGTTGTTTTTGGTGTCGACGTACAAAGTGGAGATATTCGGGGGGATGCCCCATCATTCGCACTTGTAGTCCTCTCTGAAGAATCGATAGAGCGGAGTGTTGTTACATATCGAAAGTTACGTCGAAAGATCAACGCTGAAGCCCCTGCGATTGTTGCGACAGATAATATCTACGAGTTAGCAACAGACTCAGATGACTTAGTTAGGTTTCTTCGGGAAATACCAGATCAAACGCGATTGGTTCAGGTCACTGGAGATGAGCAACCAGAACCACTCTCTCGAGTTGCATCTAGACATGATGTTCCATATGAAAAAGAGCCGATGAGAGAAGCTGAAGCGGCTGCTAGACTTGCTGCTAAGAATGTCGGGTATGTTGTGTCTGCATTCAAAGATACTACACAAGTCAAAGTTTCACGAGGCCGATCAACTGGCTCTGGAGGTTGGAGTGAAGACAGATATACTCGGCGGATACATGGTGCTGTTAAGCGGAAATCAAAGGAGGTTAAAAAGAAGCTTGACGGAGCTGGATTAGACTATGAGCAATCAGTCACAGAGAAATACGGCGGCTATTCACAGGCAAAGTTCAAGGTGAAGGCAGCACCAGAAGAAATTCCAGTATCACAGGAAAGGTCAGGGGACACTCGAATAGAAATTGAGCAAGAACGTCGTGACGGAATTGAATTTAAACCAATTGCGCAACGTCGGGACTATGTGCTGGTTGGCATTGATCCGGGAACAACAACAGCAGTTGGAATAATTGATTTGGATGGAGAGATATTAGATGTTTATTCGACGCGAACAGCGGATACAGCCGCAATTATAGAATGGATTGTAGAACGAGGGCGACCAATACTGGTTGCCGCAGATGTAACTCCGATGCCAGAAACGGTTGAACAATATCGGAGAAGCTTCGACGCAGCTGGCTGGAACCCAGAAAAAGACCTGCCAGTTGATACTAAAAAACATCGAGTGCCAGATCACGCGTATGAAAACGATCATGAGCGGGATGCTGTGGCTGCTGCATTATTCGCGTACGATAATCATGAAAACCAATTTGACCGCATTGCGCGAAAAGTACCACCCGAATATGACCGAGGTGAGATCACGGGACGAGTGCTCAGTGAAGAGACATCAGTCGAGGCAGTGTTAGCAGACTTAGAGGAAGAAGAAAAGGAGCAATCAGAGTCAACAACGCACGATCCGAGAGAGTTATCAGAAGAAGAAAAGCGAATTCGAGATCTTGAGCAGCAGGTCGATCGGCTCAAGTCGTATATCGACGAATTAGAGGACACAATTGAAGAAAAAGACGATAAGATCGACCAGTTAGAATCAAAACTAAGCGAATCCAAGCGGAAGGAACGACAGAAAGCTCGGTCTCGACGAGAAGTAACGCGAATTCGCCGCCGTGCAGATGCATTGGAACGCGACCTTGAGCACGAACGAGAACGAAACGAAGAGCTTGAGGAGAAGCTTGAGCGGCTCAAAGCACTATGGCGACTTGATCATTCAAATTTCAGCGACGTTGCTGAGGAGAAAAAAGGACTTGTACCGGTCAAACCAATTGATAAGTTTACAAAGTCAGCAATTCGTGATGCAGATCGTGAATATGGGCTAGCGAAAGATGACATTATATACCTTCGAGATGCATCTGGTGCAGGAAGATCAACAGCAGAGATGCTTGTTGACATTGAGCCACGAGTAGTTTTACGAGATGGTGGTGAACTATCAGACATTGCAGACCAAATTCTCTTTGAGCGAGAGATTCCAGTTGGACCAGCAGATGATGTGACGATACAGGAGGTCGATCAGTTAGCGGTTGCCCGGGAGTCAGAAGTTGAGTCTGTAATTGAGAAGTGGAAAGAACGAGCAAAAGAGCGCGAGCGTGAACAAAAGGCAGAGATGGTAGATCAGCTTATAAGCGAGTACCGAGCCGACGAACGGGAATAA
- the eif1A gene encoding translation initiation factor eIF-1A, whose translation MSDNQEATDVSDLRMPDDDEVFAEVVTMLGANRVKVRCADGKERTARIPGKMQKRIWIREDDIVLVEPWDWQDEKADITWRYEKAEAETLREEGYMA comes from the coding sequence ATGAGCGATAATCAGGAAGCTACAGATGTGTCTGACCTTCGGATGCCAGATGATGATGAGGTGTTTGCAGAGGTAGTAACAATGCTTGGCGCAAACCGAGTTAAAGTCCGATGCGCGGACGGAAAGGAACGAACAGCTCGAATTCCAGGAAAAATGCAAAAGCGAATCTGGATTCGAGAAGATGATATCGTGCTCGTCGAGCCTTGGGACTGGCAGGACGAGAAGGCAGATATCACGTGGAGGTATGAAAAAGCAGAGGCTGAAACCCTTCGAGAAGAAGGCTATATGGCCTAA
- the endA gene encoding tRNA-intron lyase, whose protein sequence is MDVYLQDGTVIATGNARQQFYDARGYGHPVEGNAIELTPVEAAHLLLRGDISAIHDEGTAHDLASFIKMVENAKFAARLAVYIDLRSRGFYLSPARDKWVEEFHSKADFVVYKRGKGPEDRDAVAYQLRVLGERETIDIAELGEYELAVADEEGEITYFKTDIPEITGTVTTDFDGTATGQLLSDRVICWEYPKSLYDPAFYGQPLIDRGETTAGLQLSIIEAAQLVAQGILSLPGGYEQIVDRGRSVEGERFDRRLQIYASLREQGVAPKTGFKFGADFRTYSQVESVNDLGHSERLIRVVPTDYAILPRDLSLDVRMAHGVRKDMVYAWVENDSVSFRVLKRLTP, encoded by the coding sequence ATGGATGTCTACCTCCAAGATGGCACAGTGATCGCAACAGGGAATGCTAGACAGCAGTTCTATGACGCTCGAGGATACGGACATCCGGTTGAAGGGAACGCTATTGAGTTAACGCCGGTAGAGGCAGCACATTTGCTACTCCGAGGAGATATCTCAGCGATTCACGACGAAGGGACCGCACACGACTTAGCATCATTTATCAAAATGGTCGAAAACGCAAAGTTTGCTGCTCGTTTAGCGGTGTACATAGATCTCCGCTCCAGAGGATTTTACCTCTCGCCGGCCCGTGACAAGTGGGTTGAAGAATTCCATTCAAAAGCAGACTTTGTTGTGTACAAGCGAGGAAAAGGCCCAGAAGACAGAGATGCTGTTGCGTATCAACTTCGGGTTCTTGGAGAACGAGAAACGATAGACATTGCCGAGTTAGGGGAGTATGAACTGGCAGTTGCGGACGAGGAAGGCGAAATAACGTATTTCAAAACAGATATTCCAGAGATTACGGGAACAGTAACAACAGATTTCGATGGGACAGCTACTGGACAGCTTTTGTCTGACAGAGTTATTTGCTGGGAGTATCCGAAGTCACTATATGATCCTGCATTTTACGGGCAGCCATTGATAGATCGTGGTGAAACAACCGCTGGATTGCAATTGTCGATAATTGAGGCAGCACAGCTTGTGGCACAAGGAATCCTATCACTTCCCGGGGGATATGAGCAAATTGTCGATCGAGGGCGGTCAGTAGAAGGTGAACGATTTGACCGACGACTACAGATATACGCAAGCCTGAGAGAACAGGGAGTAGCGCCAAAAACTGGGTTTAAATTTGGAGCTGATTTTCGGACATACAGTCAAGTAGAATCGGTTAATGACTTGGGACATTCTGAGCGACTAATTCGAGTCGTGCCAACCGATTATGCGATACTGCCTCGTGATTTGTCGTTGGATGTACGAATGGCTCACGGAGTTCGAAAAGACATGGTCTACGCTTGGGTTGAGAATGATAGCGTATCCTTTCGGGTGCTGAAGCGACTAACTCCCTGA
- a CDS encoding NAD(P)/FAD-dependent oxidoreductase produces the protein MAGLPLFVHCTVIGAGLGGLTAGALLSKAGHQVHVLEAHDRPGGCASTFMRHGVTIEATLHEIDGLDPHDPKKKIFQALDVFRNIDFLQTDSFYRFVDSTRDIDIVLPHGKERYVKALTDTFPDEAHGIRKFVNTVLTARQQMTQWPLVVSPALSDYILSPVRLRTVLRYYRSTVGEVLDKFIDSDACKLALTANLGYYHDDPYELSFPFFAAAQGSFIQGGSYYIRGGSQSLSDHLVDVIQSTAGSIEYNRRAVDILVDAGSVSAVRHINSTQHKNPMTTDTDAVIANTAIPNVASNLLSDPYASKLSSQIAGFDLAPSLSTLYLIFEPALDVLGHSQYSTKITSNISSYGQFADLMTGSYADRPLNFTDYSQVDANLAPDNRSVGSVAFIDSYHNWTGLSDTEYQRKKDHVTDILIRRLTEVIPEIDDAILYSELATPLTIENYTRNPSGTTYGFAQYPDQSTFSREFDSPVDGLEFGSAWTNPGGGFTGAILGGASAASNLSSRVDQLLISQT, from the coding sequence ATGGCTGGCCTGCCTCTATTTGTGCACTGTACTGTTATTGGAGCTGGACTTGGCGGTCTTACTGCTGGCGCACTCTTATCTAAGGCAGGACATCAAGTACACGTTCTTGAGGCCCACGACCGTCCTGGGGGTTGTGCTTCAACATTTATGCGCCACGGTGTTACAATTGAAGCAACTCTTCATGAAATTGACGGGCTAGATCCTCATGATCCAAAAAAGAAAATCTTCCAAGCACTCGATGTCTTTCGAAATATAGATTTTCTTCAAACGGACTCTTTTTACCGCTTTGTTGACTCTACACGCGATATCGATATTGTCCTTCCTCATGGTAAGGAAAGGTACGTCAAAGCGCTTACCGATACTTTCCCAGATGAAGCCCATGGCATTCGAAAATTCGTAAATACTGTACTCACTGCTCGACAGCAAATGACACAGTGGCCACTCGTTGTGTCCCCCGCCTTATCTGACTATATTCTCAGCCCCGTTCGCCTTCGGACAGTTCTTCGATATTATCGGTCAACTGTTGGTGAGGTACTTGACAAATTTATTGATAGTGACGCATGTAAACTCGCGCTTACTGCGAATCTTGGGTATTATCATGACGATCCATATGAGCTATCGTTTCCGTTCTTTGCGGCGGCACAGGGGAGTTTTATTCAGGGTGGTAGCTACTACATTCGCGGAGGATCACAATCATTGTCTGACCATCTTGTTGATGTTATTCAGTCGACAGCTGGGTCTATTGAGTACAACCGACGAGCCGTTGATATCCTTGTAGATGCAGGATCAGTATCTGCTGTTAGGCATATTAATTCAACTCAACACAAAAATCCAATGACTACAGACACTGATGCCGTCATCGCCAATACTGCCATTCCAAATGTTGCTTCCAACTTACTTTCTGACCCATATGCATCGAAATTGTCAAGCCAAATTGCTGGATTTGACCTTGCCCCTAGTCTTTCGACGCTATATCTCATATTTGAGCCTGCTCTTGATGTGCTTGGTCATTCACAGTATTCAACAAAAATAACCAGCAATATCTCTTCTTACGGCCAGTTTGCAGATTTGATGACTGGAAGCTACGCTGATCGTCCACTTAATTTTACAGACTACAGCCAAGTTGATGCTAACCTTGCTCCTGATAACCGCTCTGTTGGATCTGTTGCCTTTATCGATTCATACCACAACTGGACAGGGCTTTCTGATACTGAATATCAGCGTAAGAAAGATCATGTGACTGATATCCTTATCCGTCGTCTTACAGAAGTCATCCCTGAGATTGATGATGCTATTCTATACAGTGAGCTGGCAACTCCATTGACAATCGAAAATTATACTCGCAATCCAAGTGGGACTACGTATGGGTTTGCGCAGTATCCAGACCAGTCTACATTTTCCCGAGAATTTGACTCTCCTGTTGATGGGTTAGAATTTGGGTCTGCTTGGACCAATCCAGGAGGTGGATTCACTGGAGCGATTCTTGGAGGGGCCTCTGCAGCATCTAATCTCTCTTCACGTGTTGATCAATTACTCATTTCACAGACTTAA
- a CDS encoding IMP cyclohydrolase, whose protein sequence is MYIGRFIIVGPDTAAYRVSSRSFPNRKIVKRDETLTVVPTEDASETDNPYIEYNCVRHSEDSSAIVLGNGSHVDPIVEKIDLGYPARDALAEALLALDYEKDSYNTPRIAGVLHGSGAMIGIVRDDALIVEPVKEPMLVATYERDKPASFDFDANSASEAATEAYELSFEHAVCAAGIERTDSGFTTAVCNNP, encoded by the coding sequence ATGTACATTGGTCGTTTCATCATCGTTGGTCCAGACACAGCTGCATACCGAGTGTCTTCCCGTTCATTTCCAAACCGTAAAATCGTGAAGCGCGATGAAACGCTCACTGTCGTGCCAACCGAAGACGCATCTGAAACAGACAATCCATATATAGAGTACAACTGTGTACGGCATAGTGAAGATTCATCAGCAATTGTTCTGGGCAATGGATCCCACGTTGATCCAATCGTTGAGAAGATTGATCTTGGATATCCTGCGCGAGATGCACTTGCTGAGGCTCTCCTTGCTCTCGATTATGAGAAGGATTCGTACAACACGCCTCGGATTGCTGGCGTGTTACATGGATCTGGAGCAATGATTGGCATCGTTCGGGACGATGCATTAATTGTTGAGCCAGTCAAAGAGCCGATGCTTGTCGCAACGTACGAACGGGATAAGCCAGCGTCATTTGATTTTGATGCTAACTCCGCTTCTGAAGCAGCAACAGAGGCCTATGAACTATCATTTGAGCATGCTGTCTGTGCCGCTGGAATTGAACGTACAGATAGTGGATTTACTACGGCCGTGTGTAATAATCCGTAA
- a CDS encoding MarR family transcriptional regulator encodes MAKDGIGRPREVTCEDVLTAFADVDKPIATGKLLAEMLEVSKQSVLRRLQELEEQGRVERWKVGSRAVVWWPTEES; translated from the coding sequence ATGGCAAAAGACGGGATCGGACGACCGAGGGAGGTAACGTGTGAGGACGTGTTGACAGCGTTTGCCGATGTTGATAAACCAATAGCGACTGGGAAACTGTTGGCTGAAATGCTGGAGGTATCGAAACAGTCTGTACTCCGGCGGTTACAGGAACTGGAAGAACAAGGACGTGTTGAACGGTGGAAAGTTGGTAGTCGGGCTGTCGTCTGGTGGCCGACAGAAGAATCGTAA
- the pyrF gene encoding orotidine-5'-phosphate decarboxylase yields the protein MNFFDRLERRIEATNSIVCIGLDPDQSRLPNSVLDHDLPRWAFNRQVIDATHEYAAAYKPNAAFYEDSDGWKALKETIAYAQGKNVPVIVDAKRADIGNTARQYANLLEDADAITVNPYMGRDSLQPFLSNRNSGVFILCRTSNSGGADIQEQELTDGRRVFELTADLAASWNNNDNVGLVVGATAPDELEMIRERVPDLPFLVPGVGAQGGDMKAAATYGPAHEVGLVNSTRGIIFAWEEYGEQAFPDAVASAARSLKQNLNQYR from the coding sequence ATGAACTTCTTTGATCGGCTTGAACGTCGTATTGAAGCGACTAACAGCATTGTTTGTATTGGTTTAGACCCTGATCAATCTCGCCTCCCTAATTCAGTGCTTGATCATGATCTCCCTCGGTGGGCTTTTAACCGACAAGTCATTGACGCGACGCATGAGTATGCAGCAGCATATAAGCCGAATGCGGCATTTTACGAAGATTCTGACGGGTGGAAAGCACTTAAAGAGACTATCGCATATGCTCAAGGAAAAAATGTTCCTGTGATTGTTGACGCTAAGCGTGCTGATATCGGAAACACTGCTCGCCAATACGCGAATCTGCTTGAAGACGCAGACGCAATCACAGTCAATCCGTATATGGGAAGAGATTCCCTTCAGCCATTCCTCTCAAATCGCAACTCTGGCGTTTTTATTCTCTGTCGAACGTCAAACTCTGGGGGTGCAGATATCCAAGAACAAGAGCTAACCGATGGTCGCCGGGTATTCGAACTTACTGCGGATCTCGCTGCATCGTGGAATAATAATGACAACGTTGGACTCGTTGTTGGCGCAACCGCTCCAGATGAATTGGAAATGATTCGAGAACGTGTGCCTGATCTTCCATTTCTTGTTCCGGGAGTTGGGGCACAAGGCGGCGACATGAAAGCGGCCGCTACCTATGGCCCTGCACATGAAGTTGGACTGGTTAATTCGACTCGTGGAATAATTTTTGCGTGGGAGGAATATGGAGAACAAGCGTTTCCTGATGCTGTAGCCAGTGCTGCCCGGTCATTAAAACAGAATCTTAATCAATATCGGTAA
- the rnz gene encoding ribonuclease Z, whose translation MTLRVTFLGTSGAVPTVDRNPSGILINREGDRLLFDCGEGTQQQMMRFGTGFDISHVFITHVHGDHIYGLPGLLETLDFNDREASLTICVPAGKRSYLESFLERTVKNIGFQVEIIGVRPDEVVYETEEYEIRTFDVDHRSEAVGYILTEYDRKGKFNRERAEELGVPVGPKFSELHNGNPVELEDGRIIKPEQVVGSPRPGRKLVYTGDTRPAKMTKEVATGAELLVHDGTFQDEHADRAAATGHSTAREAGRIAADASVKQLALVHISSRYGERVHDHKKQAQEPFDGEVVVPDDGTTIEIPYPNSDR comes from the coding sequence ATGACGTTGCGCGTGACTTTTTTAGGCACTAGTGGTGCGGTTCCGACGGTTGATCGAAATCCAAGTGGGATACTGATCAACAGAGAGGGAGACCGTCTTCTCTTCGATTGTGGAGAGGGTACCCAGCAGCAGATGATGCGGTTTGGAACAGGATTTGATATCTCACACGTGTTTATTACACATGTTCATGGGGACCATATTTATGGACTTCCCGGATTGCTTGAGACGCTCGACTTTAATGACCGGGAGGCGTCGCTGACCATATGCGTACCTGCTGGAAAGAGGTCGTATCTGGAGAGTTTTCTTGAACGAACTGTCAAGAACATTGGATTCCAAGTGGAAATAATAGGAGTTCGGCCAGATGAAGTAGTATACGAGACAGAAGAATATGAAATTAGAACATTCGACGTCGATCACCGATCTGAAGCAGTCGGGTATATATTAACTGAGTACGACCGAAAAGGGAAGTTTAATCGGGAACGAGCCGAAGAGTTGGGAGTCCCAGTTGGTCCTAAGTTCTCAGAGCTACACAATGGAAATCCAGTTGAGCTTGAAGATGGACGAATCATCAAACCAGAGCAAGTCGTAGGGTCACCTCGCCCAGGGCGAAAACTTGTATATACTGGGGACACTCGACCAGCAAAAATGACGAAAGAAGTTGCTACTGGAGCCGAGTTACTAGTACATGACGGTACATTTCAAGATGAGCATGCAGATCGTGCTGCAGCGACCGGACATTCGACAGCCCGTGAAGCCGGTCGAATAGCGGCCGACGCATCGGTCAAGCAACTTGCTCTTGTACACATCTCCTCGCGGTATGGCGAAAGAGTACATGATCATAAGAAACAAGCACAGGAGCCATTTGATGGCGAAGTAGTTGTTCCAGATGATGGGACAACAATTGAGATACCGTATCCTAATAGCGACAGATAG